From a single Micromonas commoda chromosome 5, complete sequence genomic region:
- a CDS encoding predicted protein, giving the protein MDGVLTRVIGAMGDSILREDTDFHMLSIGRLKEYWRGVKDTGKNKKGDPKHGFQGNNDCYDKLYGIYRTANGAHRRIDVVLVPRCMLPFALIGWTGSKQYNRFLRRFAIDERGLILTSHGLHRTRDRRTVGQTPDDGSLELGLAPEPPAPSLDANGVDWWPPGWDSGRTIECERDVFELLGVPYKEPWERDCPS; this is encoded by the coding sequence ATGGACGGCGTTCTGACGCGCGTGATCGGGGCGATGGGCGATTccatcctccgcgaggaCACCGACTTTCACATGCTCTCAATCGGCAGACTGAAAGAGTACTGGCGCGGCGTCAAGGACACGGGCAAGAACAAGAAGGGCGATCCAAAGCACGGATTTCAGGGTAACAACGACTGCTACGATAAGCTCTACGGCATTTATCGcaccgcgaacggcgcgcaTAGGCGCATCGACGTCGTGCTCGTTCCCCGGTGCATGCTACCCTTCGCGCTCATAGGTTGGACCGGCAGCAAGCAGTACAACCGGTTCCTGCGACGCTTCGccatcgacgagcgcgggctGATACTGACGTCGCACGGCTTGCACAGGACGCGGGACAGGCGGACGGTGGGCCAGACCCCGGACGACGGGTCGCTCGAGCTGGGTCtggcgccggagccgcccgcgccgtcgctcgacgcAAACGGCGTCGACTGGTGGCCGCCGGGGTGGGACTCGGGGCGGACGATCGAGTGCGAGCGGGACGTGTTCGAGCTGTTGGGGGTGCCGTACAAGGAACCGTGGGAACGGGACTGCCCCTCGTGA
- a CDS encoding predicted protein, translated as MQTTSVASLLARPVAHRPPAAEVAAVAARGAKVRIVSARAHNRRQGQTARRGNSDAFALVDSRILGGARLAVTAPSSPRNRRVAIRVAANYSEFPVAERRAELQKMTTAQLKPMCKGSGLKVGGKKGDLIDRLLEHEFGTTDDEADVDPTADIVGLAKEWRSGRVVSPTSGLSFGDLDALERLALGSSPARVDERGADEAYFAQSYEDGSHGGYDGSDRTVGSSGAAARLVGRTGAFDDGGGAGWDDSRSSSGGDGWDRDGREDDETPQTRDVVEPEPREPTREQKAEAAKKAARTERVRLGKRSAIVTALRDLATSKDGFESDPRVHLEAVSRAIDRAYRKLRYSAFAEMDPRGRDVCVDINVAEGTVAVLAQRIGRGGTVEWETDDTDAFLEAYGKRHMIRKIAHMYTEELNEQVSAVAADSYRAKRGQMVECTVVAEGRRGEYLLRLDDGAMACLPEEESIPGKKYSQGERVCALVMEVEDRTWAADRRAPVIVSTAIAGLLAEVLAAEVPEVARGDVVIKSVARVSGKMSKVAVARQEGAEKVFDPVLACVGVENSRLRAIRERLGGEVCQILTWSDNREDMVAEALFPAAVHRVVKAEEDDMDGRALDKFIAYVSRFDEAKAIGAGGVNVKLAAALTGCFILIERHEEGGGAGGGWGDQRANSRGGDTRDTTGGWTAAGGRNWNEPKGGGWDDDEDAGGWNDASWKDDAWKDDGWKDEQPSTPGRRGGAVDIDPNSMEFLDPETFGLPEGSAKQSTNQSRFGDLLARGKPEVDDLGWPDLDPLPSDVSDGDDVGWPDLDPLAPMESNIDDSLEDYLAGTPPPAGARDGDDSFDPRDDADNWEEVGPGKAGVVTFGASGAGVGGAATFMGDGPGAGGGWDDGFEEDDAPVSWN; from the coding sequence ATGCAGACGACATCGGTCGCGAGTTTGCTCGCGCGACCCGTCGCCCatcgcccgcccgccgccgaggtggccgcggtcgcggctcGTGGTGCCAAGGTCAGAATCGTCAGCGCCCGTGCGCACAACCGCCGCCAGGGCCAAACTGCGCGCCGGGGTAACTCCGATgcgttcgcgctcgtcgattcccgcatcctcggcggcgcccggctCGCGGTGACCGCTCCATCCTCCCCTCGTAACCGAcgcgtcgccatccgcgtcgcggcgaactACAGCGAGttccccgtcgcggagcgccgcgccgagctccagAAGATGACCACAGCGCAGCTCAAGCCGATGTGCAAGGGGAGCGGTCTCAAGGTGGGCGGCAAGAAGGGCGACCTCATCGACAGGCTCCTCGAGCACGAGTTCGGAaccaccgacgacgaagcgGACGTCGACCCGACCGCCGACATCGTCGGTCTGGCCAAGGAGTGGCGCTCGGGGCGCGTCGTGTCCCCGACCAGCGGACTCTCCTTTGGCGATCTCGACGCCCTGGAGAGGCTCGCCCTGGGCTCGTCTCCCGCGAGGGTGGACGAGcgaggcgcggacgaggcgtaCTTCGCGCAGAGCTACGAGGACGGATCCCACGGCGGCTACGACGGGAGCGATCGAACCGTGGGgtcctcgggcgccgccgcgaggctcgtgGGCCGGACGggcgccttcgacgacggcggcggggctggTTGGGACGACTCGCGATCCtcgtcgggcggcgacggctgggaccgcgatggacgcgaggacgacgaaacGCCGCAGAcgcgggacgtcgtcgagcccgaaCCGAGGGAACCGACGAGGGAACaaaaggcggaggcggccaagaaggcggcgaggaccgagCGCGTGAGGCTGGGTAAGCGAAGCGccatcgtcaccgcgctTCGAGATTTGGCCACCAGCAAGGACGGGTTCGAGTCTGACCCGAGGGTGCACCTCGAGGCCGTCTCCCGCGCCATAGACCGCGCGTATCGAAAGCTCCGGTactccgcgttcgccgagatggacccgcgcggccgcgacgtctGCGTCGACAtcaacgtcgccgagggcacCGTGGCTGTGCTCGCGCAGCGAATAGGCCGAGGAGGCACCGTGGAATGGGAAACGGACGACACCGACGCCTTCCTCGAGGCGTACGGAAAGCGCCACATGATCCGCAAGATCGCGCACATGTACACCGAGGAGCTCAACGAGCAGGTAagcgcggtcgcggccgaTTCCTACCGCGCCAAGCGGGGTCAGATGGTGGAGTGtaccgtcgtcgcggagggccGCCGGGGCGAGTACCTCTTgcggctcgacgacggggcgatGGCGTGCCTGCCGGAGGAGGAGTCCATCCCGGGTAAGAAGTACTCGCAGGGCGAACGCGTGTGCGCGCTGGTGATGGAGGTGGAGGACAGGACGTGGGCAGCGGACCGAAGGGCGCCGGTGATTGTCTCCACGGCAATCGCCGGTTTACTGGCGGAGGTTCTAGCCGCCGAGGTGCCGGAGGTTGCCAGGGGCGACGTGGTGATCAAATCCGTCGCGAGGGTCAGCGGCAAGATGAGCAAGGTGGCGGTCGCGAGGCAGGAGGGCGCGGAAAAGGTTTTCGATCCCGtgctcgcgtgcgtcggcgtcgagaacAGCAGGCTGCGCGCCATTCGCGAGCGActgggcggcgaggtttGCCAGATTCTCACCTGGTCCGACAACCGCGAGGACATggtcgccgaggctctcTTCCCCGCGGCCGTGCACAGGGTGgtgaaggcggaggaggacgacatGGATGGACGCGCACTGGACAAGTTCATCGCCTACGTGTCGCGGTTcgacgaggccaaggccatcggcgccgggggagtCAACGTAAAGTTGGCGGCTGCCTTGACCGGATGCTTCATTCTCATCGAGCGgcacgaggagggcggcggcgccggcggcgggtggggcgaCCAGCGCGCGaacagccgcggcggggacacTAGGGACACCACCGGCGggtggaccgcggcgggcgggcggaaTTGGAACGAGCCCAAGGGTGGGGGAtgggacgatgacgaggacgccgggggTTGGAACGACGCGTCGTGGAAAGACGATGCGTGGAAAGACGACGGGTGGAAAGACGAGCAGCCTTCAacgcccgggcggcggggtggcgcgGTCGACATCGACCCCAACAGCATGGAGTTCCTGGACCCCGAAACCTTCGGCCTGCCCGAGGGTTCGGCGAAGCAGTCGACGAACCAGTCGCGATTCGGGGacctgctcgcgcgcggcaaACCCGAGGTTGACGACCTCGGATGGCCCGACCTGGACCCGTTGCCCTCCGACGtttccgacggcgacgacgtcggctgGCCCGACctcgacccgctcgcgccgatggAGAGCAACATCGACGACTCCCTCGAGGATTACCTCGCGGgaacgcccccgcccgccggggctcgcgacggggacgactcGTTCGATCCCAGGGACGACGCAGACAACTGGGAGGAGGTTGGCCCGGGCAAGGCGGGGGTCGTGACGTTCGgagcgtcgggcgcgggggtgggcggcgcggcgacgttcatGGGAgacggacccggcgcgggcggtggctgggacgacggcttcgaggaggacgacgcgccggtaTCCTGGAACTGA